The following coding sequences are from one Streptomyces sp. V3I7 window:
- a CDS encoding LD-carboxypeptidase — protein sequence MKELLRPPRLAPGARVAVVAPSGPVPEERLQAGLDILRGWDLDPVVAPHVLHRHGVLGYLAGADADRAADLQQAWCDPAVDAVLCARGGYGAQRMVDLLDWDAMRAAGPKVLVGFSDVTVLHQAFATRLGLVTLYGPAAAGVDFIKSARAQEHLKATLFTPETVRTIATGGTALVPGRARGVTLGGCLALLAGDLGTPLAHTGARGGLLLIEDVGEQLYRVDRMLTQLRRSGWLDGVRGIGLGSWARCGPYELLRPVLADRLGALGVPVAEELGFGHGDDALTVPFGVRAELDADKGTLTLDEPALR from the coding sequence GTGAAGGAACTCCTGCGCCCGCCGCGACTCGCCCCCGGTGCGCGCGTGGCGGTCGTCGCCCCGAGCGGCCCGGTGCCGGAGGAGCGGCTCCAGGCCGGCCTCGACATCCTGCGCGGCTGGGACCTCGACCCGGTCGTGGCACCCCATGTGCTCCACCGGCACGGTGTGTTGGGCTACCTCGCGGGCGCGGACGCCGACCGGGCCGCCGACCTCCAGCAGGCCTGGTGCGACCCGGCGGTGGACGCCGTGCTGTGCGCCCGCGGCGGCTACGGCGCCCAGCGCATGGTCGACCTGCTCGACTGGGACGCGATGCGCGCGGCGGGCCCGAAGGTGCTCGTCGGCTTCAGCGACGTCACCGTGCTGCACCAGGCCTTCGCCACCCGGCTGGGCCTGGTCACCCTGTACGGCCCCGCGGCCGCCGGCGTCGACTTCATCAAGAGCGCCCGGGCGCAGGAGCACCTGAAGGCGACCCTGTTCACCCCGGAGACCGTGCGGACCATCGCCACCGGTGGCACGGCCCTGGTCCCCGGGCGGGCCAGGGGCGTCACGCTCGGCGGCTGCCTCGCCCTGCTCGCCGGCGACCTCGGCACGCCGCTCGCCCACACCGGTGCCCGCGGCGGACTGCTGCTGATCGAGGACGTCGGCGAACAGCTGTACCGCGTCGACCGGATGCTCACCCAGCTCCGGCGCTCCGGCTGGCTCGACGGCGTCAGGGGCATCGGCCTCGGCTCCTGGGCCCGATGCGGGCCCTACGAGCTGCTGCGCCCCGTCCTCGCCGACCGGCTCGGCGCGCTCGGGGTGCCGGTGGCGGAGGAGCTGGGCTTCGGCCACGGCGACGACGCGCTGACGGTCCCCTTCGGCGTACGGGCCGAACTGGACGCGGACAAGGGCACGTTGACGCTGGACGAGCCCGCGCTGCGCTGA